GGTAGCGGTCCGCGCCGTGCAGCGGGCAACAACCGTCGCAGCGGTGCGCCGCGTAACAATAACCGTAAACGTTCAGGCTAATCACACCATGTTCAGCGCGTCGTCACTTTATGCTGCGATTGATTTAGGCTCTAACAGCTTTCATATGTTAGTGGTGCGCGAGGTGGCGGGAAATATTCAGACCGTAGCCCGCATCAAGCGTAAAGTGCGCCTCGCCGCCGGCCTTAACGGCGACGGAGCGCTTTCTGACGAAGCGATGGAGCGAGGCTTGCAGTGTCTGAGGCTGTTTTCAGAACAGCTGCAGGATATTCCTGCCGATCAGATTCGTGTAGTGGCAACCGCAACGTTGCGTCTGGCGACAAACGCGAAACATTTCCTCACGCAGGCGGAAGCGATCCTTGGCTGTTTAGTCAACGTGATTAGCGGAGAAGAGGAAGCGCGGCTGATTTATCAGGGCGTGGCGCATACTACCGGCGGCTCTGATGAACGCCTGGTCGTGGATATCGGCGGCGGCAGCACCGAACTGGTGACCGGCACCGGCGCGCAAACCACGGCGTTGTTTAGTTTGTCGATGGGCTGCGTCACCTGGCTGGAGCGTTATTTCGCTGACCGCTATTTAGGTAGGGCGAACTTTGAGCAGGCGGAACAGGCCGCTCGCGCCATTATTCAGCCGGTTGCCGGACGATTGCGCGAGCAGGGCTGGAAAATTTGTGTGGGCGCTTCCGGCACCGTACAGGCGCTGCAGGAAATTATGGTGGCGCAGGGCATGGACGAGCGCATTACGCTGGATAAGCTACAGCAGCTTAAGCAGCGCGCGATTAAGTGCGGTAAGCTTGAAGAGTTGGAGATCGAAGGCCTGACGCTGGAGCGAGCGCTGGTTTTCCCCAGCGGGCTTTCTATTCTGATCGCCATCTTTGAAGAATTAAATATTGAAAGCATGACGTTAGCGGGCGGCGCTCTGCGTGAAGGCCTGCTGTACGGTATGCTGCACTATCCGGTCGATCGCGATATTCGCAGCCGAACCATCCACAATATCCAGCGTCGTTTTATCATTGACGTTGAGCAGGCGGAGCGCGTACGTCAGCTGGCAGCGGACTTTGTGCAACAGGTTAGCCCGCACTGGAAACTGGATGCGTATTGCCGCGAACTGCTGGAAAGCGCCTGCCTGATCCATGAAATCGGCCTCAGCGTTGATTTCCGTCTCGCCTCTCAGCATGCCGCTTACCTGGTGCGCCATCTTGATCTGCCTGGCTTTACGCCTGCCCAGAAAAAACTGCTGGCCACGCTGTTGCAGAATCAAAGCAACGGCATCGACCTGACGCTGCTCAATCAGCAGAACGCCGTGCCGCCGCGCGTGGCAGAACAGATGTGTCGGCTGCTGCGTCTGGCAGTCATTTTCGCCAGCCGTCGTCGTGACGGCAGCTTGCCGGCGGTGCGTTTGCAGAGCGACGATGAGGCGCTGCAGGTGCTGTTGCCGCCAGGCTGGCTACAGAATCACCCGCTCGGCGCGGAAATGTTAGAGCAGGAAAGCCGCTGGCAATCTTATGTCCACTGGCCACTAACGGTGATTTAGCCTGTTGGGTTGCGCACTTTCAGGCGCAGCCCGGCTTTATCAAGCCCCTTTTTTCGCTTTATCCAGCATCGCTCGCAAACCGGCAACCCGACTCTGCCCGGTTTTCATCCGCTCTTCCGCACTGACAACTTTACGCTCGGTTTCCCAGCGTAGATCGTCCTGCGGCAGCTCCAGTAAAAAACGGCTCGGCTCCGGGCGTACCAGCTCGCCATATTGCCGACGCTCACGGCACAGCGTGAAGGTCAATTCTTTCTGCGCGCGGGTGATGCCAACGTAGGCCAACCGTCGCTCTTCCTCAATGTTATCTTCATCGATGCTGCTCTGATGCGGCAGCAGACCCTCTTCCATGCCGACCAGATAAACATAAGGGAACTCCAGACCTTTCGACGCATGTAGCGTCATTAGCTGAACCTGATCCAGTTCTTCATCGCTTTCGCCGCGCTCCATCATATCGCGCAGCGTAAAGCGGGTTACCACCTGGGTTAGCGTCATCGGCTCATCCAGCTCGCTGCCTTCCAGCATCTCCGTCATCCACTGGAAAAGCGTATTGACGTTTTTCATGCGCATTTCAGCTGCTTTCGGGCTGGCGGAGGTTTCAAACAGCCAGCTTTCATAGTCGATGCCGCGGATTAAATCACGCACCGCATTGATCGGCTCCCGCTCCGCCAGCCGGGCAATTTCCTGTAGCCAGCCGGTAAAGCGCTGGAGATTCTCCAGGCTGCGGCCGGTCAGCGTTTGGCCCAGCCCTAAATCGAAGCTGGCGCTGAACAGGCTTTTATTACGCTGGTTAGCCCATTCCCCCAGCTTTTGCAGCGTTGCCGGGCCGATTTCACGACGCGGCGTGTTGATAATACGCAGGAAAGCGCTGTCATCGTCAGGATTGGTCAACACCCGCAGATAGGCCAGCAGATCTTTGATCTCCGGCCGTGAAAAGAAGGAAGTTCCGCCCGAGATCCGGTAGGGAATACGGTTTTGCATCAGCATCTTTTCAAATACGCGCGACTGATGATTACCGCGATAAAGGATGGCGTAATCTTTGTACTGCGTTTTATTAATAAAATGATGCGCAATAAGCTCGCCGGTTACGCGCTCTGCCTCATGATCTTCATGATTAGCACTCAGCACTTTTAGCTCAGCGCCATAACCCAGCTGGGAAAACAGCCGCTTTTCAAACACGTGCGGATTATTGGCAATCAAAATATTTGCCGCCTTCAGAATACGCTCGGTTGAACGGTAGTTTTGCTCCAGCTTAATGACCTGCAGCGCCGGGAAATCCTCTTTTAACAGCACCAGGTTTTGCGGCCGCGCGCCGCGCCAGGAGTAGATAGACTGATCGTCGTCACCCACCACCGTAAAGCGCGCCCGGGCGCCGACCAACAGTTTTACCAGCTCGTACTGGCTGGTATTAGTGTCCTGGTATTCATCCACCAGCAGATAACGAATGCGCTGCTGCCAGCGTTCGCGTACCTCCTGGTTACGCTGCAGCAAGAGCGTCGGCAACAGGATAAGATCGTCGAAGTCCAGCACATTACAGGATTTAAGATGGCGATCGTACAATTCATAGCAGTGGGCGAAGATACGATCCCGCTCCGACTGCGCGCGCGCCTGAGCATGCGCGGGATCGACCAGATCGTTTTTCCAGTTAGAAATGGTAGAAATCAGCTGTTGCAGCAGATTTTTATCATTTTCCAGCCACTGTTCGGTTAAATCTTTTAACAGCGCCAGCTGATCCTGATCGTCAAACAGGGAGAAGTTAGATTTCATCCCCAGCGCGGCATATTCACGTTTGATAATTTCCAGCCCCAGCGTATGGAAGGTGGAGATCATCAGTCCGCGCGCTTCCTTACGGCCCAGGGTTTGCGCCACACGCTCTTTCATCTCGCGTGAGGCTTTATTGGTAAAAGTGACCGCCGCGATATGGCGAGCCTGATAGCCGCACTCGCGAATCAGATGGGCAATTTTATTGGTAATGACGCGCGTCTTGCCGGAACCCGCGCCCGCCAGCACCAGGCACGGGCCGGTGACAAATTCGACGGCTTGTTGTTGGCTGGGATTCAGACGCATAGAAGTACTCAGTGAAAAAAAGGAGGGTTAACTAACAGCGTGGTAGTATATCCAGCAGTATCCATACGACTCAAGGCACGATCATGGCAAAAACCGCAGCGGCAATGCATATCCTTGTAAAGGAAGAGAAACTGGCTCAGGAGCTGTTGACGCAGCTGGAAAAGGGCGCGGACTTTGAAAAACTGGCGAAAAAACACTCGACCTGTCCAAGCGGCCGTAAAGGCGGTCATCTGGGCGAGTTTAAAAAAGGGGCGATGGTGCCGGCTTTCGATAAAGTCGTTTTTTCCTGCCCTTTGCTGACGCCTTACGGACCTCTGCATACCCAATTCGGCTATCATATTATCAAGGTTCTGTACCGCAACTAATAAAAAACCGGTGTTGAATACACCGGTTTTTTTCTGTTGCCGCTTCGCTTATCGAACCAGGCCTGAAGAAATTCCTCTATGAGTTTCGTTTTACAGCAAGGCGGCAAATAAGTGCCGCCCCAGCAGCATAGTTATCCATGTCACTGGGGCGTGCGCACGCGGCTAGCGCATCGGCAAGCCGAAAGAGCATGAGGAATCAGCCTGCGACGCTGATACGTTTCATATCGGTCATATAACCACGCAGCTTGCGGCCTACCGCCTCAATCGGATGGTTACGCACCGCTTCGTTAACATCACGCAACTGGGCGTTATCTACTGCGGCCGACGCTACTTCTTTGCCTAAGTCGCCTGCCTGCAGCGTGGTCATAAACTCTTTCAGCAGCGGCACGGCGGCATTGGCAAACAGATAGTTGCCATATTCGGCGGTATCAGAAATCACCACGTTCATTTCATACAGGCGCTTACGGGCAATGGTATTGGCGATCAGCGGCAACTCATGCAGTGATTCGTAATAGGCGGATTCTTCGATAATGCCGGAATCAACCATGGTTTCGAAGGCCAGCTCAACGCCCGCTTTCACCATCGCAACCATAATGACGCCGCGATCGTAATACTCCTGCTCAGAGATTTTGCCTTCATACTGCGGTGAATTTTCAAATGCGGTCTGGCCTGTCTCTTCACGCCAGGCCAGCAGTTTTTTATCGTCATTCGCCCAATCCGCCATCATGCCGGAAGAGAACTCACCGGAAATGATGTCATCCATATGCTTTTGGAACAGCGGCGCCATAATGGTTTTCAGCTGCTCAGAAAGGGCAAAGGCACGCAGCTTAGCGGTGTTGGAGAGACGATCCATCATCAGTGTGATACCGCCATGTTTCAGCGATTCCGTGATGGTCTCCCAGCCGTACTGCAGCAGCTTGCCAGCGTAAGCCGGATCGGTACCGTCGGCCACCAGCTTGTCGTAGCACAACAGCGAACCGGCCTGCAGCATACCGCAGAGAATGGTCTGTTCGCCCATCAGGTCAGATTTTACTTCGGCAACGAAGGAAGATTCCAGCACGCCTGCGCGATGACCGCCGGTCGCCGCCGCCCACGCTTTAGCAATCGCCATACCTTCGCCTTTCGGATCGTTTTCCGGGTGCACCGCAATCAGCGTCGGCACGCCAAAGCCGCGCTTATATTCTTCACGCACTTCGGTACCCGGGCACTTGGGCGCAACCATCACCACGGTAATATCTTTACGGATCTCTTCGCCTACCTCAACGATGTTAAAACCGTGGGAATATCCCAGCGCCGCGCCATCTTTCATCAGCGGCTGTACGGCCTGTACCACCGCCGAGTGCTGTTTGTCCGGCGTCAGGTTAACCACCAGATCGGCCTGCGGGATCAGATCCTCATAAGTGCCGACTTTAAAGCCGTTTTCGGTCGCCTTGCGCCAGGAAGCGCGCTTTTCAGCAATCGCTTCGGCACGCAGCGCGTAAGAGACATCAAGACCAGAATCGCGCATATTAAGGCCCTGATTTAGGCCCTGGGCGCCACAGCCAACAATGACGACTTTTTTCCCTTTCAGGTAACTTGCTTCATCAGCAAACTCATCGCGCGTCATAAAGCGGCATTTACCTAATTGCGCCAGCTGCTGACGCAGGTTCAAAGTGTTGAAATAGTTAGCCATGGGCACTCCATTTTGAGGTTGTGTTTACCGTTATTTTTTACGCAAGGCCGGTTAAAGCCTCGCCTTCTATAGCCCCATCATATGACAGGAAATCTGTTGCTTAAATTGATATATTAACAACGTCGCATTGCAATAACTGCAACGTTGAAATGAGGCCTGAATCGCATGGATTTACGAGACCTGAAGCTTTTTTTACATCTGGCGGAGAGCCGCCATTTTGGCCGTACCGCCCGTGCGATGCATGTATCGCCTTCTACCCTTTCGCGCCAGATACAGCGCCTGGAAGAGGATGTTGGTCAAAGCCTGTTTCTGCGCGATAACCGTACCGTTACGCTGACCGAAGCCGGCGAGCAACTGCGCCAGTTCGCCCAGCAAACCCTGCTGCAATATCAGCAGATGCGTCATGCCATGGATCAACATGGCCCTTCCTTGAGCGGCGAGCTGAAACTCTTCTGTTCCGTTACCGCCGCCTACAGTCACCTGCCTCCGATACTTGACCGCTTTCGCGCTGAACATCCGCAGGTAGAAATTAAACTCACCACCGGCGATGCCGCCGACGCGGTGGAGAAAGTTCACACCGGCGAAGCCGATCTGGCGATTGCCGGTCGTCCTGAAACGCTACCTGCCAGTATCGGTTTCACTCCGCTGGGCCATATTCCGCTGGTATTGATTGCGCCAGCATTACCCTGCCCGGTACGCAGTCAGGCGACGCAGCCCGAGCCAGACTGGGCGCAGATCCCCTTTATCCTGCCGGAACAGGGCCCGGCTCGCCGGCGGATCGATCTCTGGTTTCGCCGTCTGCGCATTGCCAATCCGCTTATTTACGCGACCGTTTCCGGTCATGAAGCCATTGTTTCTATGGTGGCGCTGGGCTGTGGCATCGCCCTGTTGCCGGATGTGGTGCTGGAAAATAGCCCGGAGCCGGTACGCAACCGTGTTCTGGTGCTGGAAGATATTGATTCTGTCGCGCCTTTTGAACTGGGCGTCTGCGTTCAGAAGAAGCGGCTCGGCGAGCCGCTGATGAAAGCGTTTTGGCAGCTACTGTAACTAGCCCGCCAGGAAAAAACGAAACGCCGGATTCTGGCTTTCATCGTGAAAGTCGTAGCCCAACGCGGTGAGATGCTCCTCGAAACGCGGCTCATTCTCACCCAGCTCAAACGCGGCCAGCACCCGACCATAGTCGGTGCCGTGGCTACGATAGTGAAACAGGGAAATGTTCCAGTAAGTACCCAGCGTTTGCAGAAACTTCAACAGTGCCCCAGGCGCCTCCGGGAATTCAAAGCTGAACAGGCGCTCGCGCAACGGCTTAGAGGGACGGCCGCCCACCATATAACGCACGTGCAGCTTGGCCATTTCGTCATCGGAGAGATCAACCACCTGGTAGCCGCCCGCGCTTAACTCAGCGATAATTTCCCGACGCTCTTCCTGGCCGCGCGTCAAGCGCACCCCAACAAAGATGCAGGCGTCATTGGCATCGGCGTAGCGATAGTTAAATTCAGTTACTGCGCGTCCGCCCAGCGTCTGACAGAACTTCAGGAAACTGCCCTGCTGCTCTGGGATGGTGACGGCCAACAGCGCCTCGCGTTGTTCGCCAAGCTCGCAGCGCTCTGAGACGTAGCGCAGCCCATGGAAGTTAACGTTAGCGCCGGAAAGAATATGCGCCAGCCGCTCGCCCTGCAGATTATGCTGCTGGATATACTTTTTCATGCCGGCCAGCGCCAGGGCGCCGGAAGGTTCCGCCACGGCGCGCACATCTTCAAACAGATCTTTCATCGCCGCGCAGATCGCGTCGCTGTCTACGGTGATGATATCATCAAGATATTCCTGGCAGAGGCGAAAGGTCTCGTTGCCGATGCGCCTTACCGCCACGCCTTCGGCAAACAGCCCGACACGCGGGAGATCGACCGGCTCGCCCGCCTGCAGCGCGGCCTGTAAACAGGCTGACTCGGCGGCCTCAACCGCGATCACTTTGATCTGCGGCATCAGCTGCTTAATTAATACCGCCACGCCCGCCGCCAGCCCGCCGCCGCCGACCGGAACAAAGATGCGATCGAGATGCGCATCCTGTTGCAGCAGCTCCATCGCCAGCGTTCCCTGGCCGGCGATGACCGCCGGATGATCGAATGGCGGCACAAAGGTATAACCCTGCCGCTCCGACAGTTCGATCGCTTTCGCTTTCGCCTCGTCGAAGTTTGCTCCGAACAGGTAAGCCTCACCGCCAAACGCGCGTACCGCCTCGACTTTAATGTCCGCTGTGGTAACCGGCATCACAATCAGTGACTTAATTCCCAGCCTGCTGGCGGAAAGCGCAACGCCCTGCGCGTGATTCCCCGCAGAAGCGGTGACCACGCCGCGCGTTTTTTGCTCTTCATTCAGACCGGCAATCATCGCGTAAGCGCCGCGCAGTTTAAAACTGTGTACCGGCTGACGATCTTCACGCTTAACCAACACCGTGTTGCCAAGACGGGCAGACAGCTTCTCCATCTTTTGCAGCGGCGTTACCTGCGCCACTTCGTAAACGGGCGATCGCAGGACGGCGCGTAGATATTCGGCGCCGCAGGGCGCGTCGGGTAACGGTTGAGACTCAGCCATCCTTAGCCTCCCAGCTTCGATTTATCACGTACCGCGCCTTTATCCGCGCTGGTTGCCAGCGAAGCGTAGGCGCGTAGCGCAAAGGATACCTGACGCTGACGCGCATGCGGCGTATATGCGGCATCGCCACGCGCTTCTTCCTGTTCACGGCGCGCATGCAGCTCATTGTCCGGTACATCAAGCTTGATGCCGCGATTCGGAATATCGATATCGATCATGTCGCCATCGCGCACCAGAGCGATGGTGCCGCCGCTGGCCGCTTCCGGCGAGGCGTGACCGATAGAGAGACCGGAAGTGCCGCCAGAGAAACGTCCGTCGGTGATCAGGGCGCAGCTTTTACCCAGGCCCATCGATTTCAGGTAGGTGGTCGGATAGAGCATCTCCTGCATGCCCGGCCCGCCTTTCGGCCCTTCGTAGCGAATCACCACTACGTCTCCGGCCACGACTTTGCCGCCCAGGATCGCCTCGACCGCATCCTCCTGGCTTTCATATACTTTCGCCGGGCCGCGGAAGGTCAGGATTTCTTTATCTACGCCGGCGGTTTTCACGATACAGCCATCTTCGGCCATATTGCCGTACAGCACCGCCAAACCGCCGTCCTGACTGTAGGCATATTCGCGTGAACGGATACAGCCTTCCTGACGATCGTCATCCAGCGTGTCCCAACGGCACTCCTGAGAGAATGCCTGGGTGGTGCGGATGCCAGCCGGTCCGGCGCGGAACATTTTCTTCACCGCTTCATCCTGCGTCAGCATGATGTCGTAGTTATCCAGCGCATCGCGCAGCGTAGTGCCTAACACGTTATAAACGTTGGTATTCAGCAGCCCGGCGCGATCCAGCTCGCCCAGGATACCAATAACGCCGCCTGCACGGTGAACATCTTCCATATGGTATTTCTGCGTACTCGGCGCCACTTTACATAAATGCGGTACCTTGCGTGACAGGCGGTCGATATCGGAGATGTTAAAATCGATCTCGCCCTCCTGCGCCGCCGCCAGCAGGTGCAGAACGGTATTGGTAGAGCCGCCCATAGCGATATCCAGCGTCATCGCGTTTTCAAACGCGGCTTTATTGGCGATATTCCGCGGCAGCGCGGTTTCATCATCTTGTTCGTAGTAGCGTTTCGCCAGGCTTACGATACGTTTACCGGCATTAACGAACAGCTCTTTACGATCGGCATGGGTCGCCAGCAGCGAGCCGTTGCCTGGCTGAGACAGCCCCAGCGCTTCGGTCAGGCAGTTCATCGAGTTAGCGGTAAACATCCCTGAGCAGGAGCCGCAGGTAGGACAGGCGGAGCGTTCGATCT
This Mixta hanseatica DNA region includes the following protein-coding sequences:
- the gppA gene encoding guanosine-5'-triphosphate,3'-diphosphate diphosphatase, which encodes MFSASSLYAAIDLGSNSFHMLVVREVAGNIQTVARIKRKVRLAAGLNGDGALSDEAMERGLQCLRLFSEQLQDIPADQIRVVATATLRLATNAKHFLTQAEAILGCLVNVISGEEEARLIYQGVAHTTGGSDERLVVDIGGGSTELVTGTGAQTTALFSLSMGCVTWLERYFADRYLGRANFEQAEQAARAIIQPVAGRLREQGWKICVGASGTVQALQEIMVAQGMDERITLDKLQQLKQRAIKCGKLEELEIEGLTLERALVFPSGLSILIAIFEELNIESMTLAGGALREGLLYGMLHYPVDRDIRSRTIHNIQRRFIIDVEQAERVRQLAADFVQQVSPHWKLDAYCRELLESACLIHEIGLSVDFRLASQHAAYLVRHLDLPGFTPAQKKLLATLLQNQSNGIDLTLLNQQNAVPPRVAEQMCRLLRLAVIFASRRRDGSLPAVRLQSDDEALQVLLPPGWLQNHPLGAEMLEQESRWQSYVHWPLTVI
- the rep gene encoding DNA helicase Rep, with protein sequence MRLNPSQQQAVEFVTGPCLVLAGAGSGKTRVITNKIAHLIRECGYQARHIAAVTFTNKASREMKERVAQTLGRKEARGLMISTFHTLGLEIIKREYAALGMKSNFSLFDDQDQLALLKDLTEQWLENDKNLLQQLISTISNWKNDLVDPAHAQARAQSERDRIFAHCYELYDRHLKSCNVLDFDDLILLPTLLLQRNQEVRERWQQRIRYLLVDEYQDTNTSQYELVKLLVGARARFTVVGDDDQSIYSWRGARPQNLVLLKEDFPALQVIKLEQNYRSTERILKAANILIANNPHVFEKRLFSQLGYGAELKVLSANHEDHEAERVTGELIAHHFINKTQYKDYAILYRGNHQSRVFEKMLMQNRIPYRISGGTSFFSRPEIKDLLAYLRVLTNPDDDSAFLRIINTPRREIGPATLQKLGEWANQRNKSLFSASFDLGLGQTLTGRSLENLQRFTGWLQEIARLAEREPINAVRDLIRGIDYESWLFETSASPKAAEMRMKNVNTLFQWMTEMLEGSELDEPMTLTQVVTRFTLRDMMERGESDEELDQVQLMTLHASKGLEFPYVYLVGMEEGLLPHQSSIDEDNIEEERRLAYVGITRAQKELTFTLCRERRQYGELVRPEPSRFLLELPQDDLRWETERKVVSAEERMKTGQSRVAGLRAMLDKAKKGA
- the ppiC gene encoding peptidylprolyl isomerase PpiC, encoding MAKTAAAMHILVKEEKLAQELLTQLEKGADFEKLAKKHSTCPSGRKGGHLGEFKKGAMVPAFDKVVFSCPLLTPYGPLHTQFGYHIIKVLYRN
- the ilvC gene encoding ketol-acid reductoisomerase, with translation MANYFNTLNLRQQLAQLGKCRFMTRDEFADEASYLKGKKVVIVGCGAQGLNQGLNMRDSGLDVSYALRAEAIAEKRASWRKATENGFKVGTYEDLIPQADLVVNLTPDKQHSAVVQAVQPLMKDGAALGYSHGFNIVEVGEEIRKDITVVMVAPKCPGTEVREEYKRGFGVPTLIAVHPENDPKGEGMAIAKAWAAATGGHRAGVLESSFVAEVKSDLMGEQTILCGMLQAGSLLCYDKLVADGTDPAYAGKLLQYGWETITESLKHGGITLMMDRLSNTAKLRAFALSEQLKTIMAPLFQKHMDDIISGEFSSGMMADWANDDKKLLAWREETGQTAFENSPQYEGKISEQEYYDRGVIMVAMVKAGVELAFETMVDSGIIEESAYYESLHELPLIANTIARKRLYEMNVVISDTAEYGNYLFANAAVPLLKEFMTTLQAGDLGKEVASAAVDNAQLRDVNEAVRNHPIEAVGRKLRGYMTDMKRISVAG
- the ilvY gene encoding HTH-type transcriptional activator IlvY; translated protein: MDLRDLKLFLHLAESRHFGRTARAMHVSPSTLSRQIQRLEEDVGQSLFLRDNRTVTLTEAGEQLRQFAQQTLLQYQQMRHAMDQHGPSLSGELKLFCSVTAAYSHLPPILDRFRAEHPQVEIKLTTGDAADAVEKVHTGEADLAIAGRPETLPASIGFTPLGHIPLVLIAPALPCPVRSQATQPEPDWAQIPFILPEQGPARRRIDLWFRRLRIANPLIYATVSGHEAIVSMVALGCGIALLPDVVLENSPEPVRNRVLVLEDIDSVAPFELGVCVQKKRLGEPLMKAFWQLL
- the ilvA gene encoding threonine ammonia-lyase, biosynthetic; this translates as MAESQPLPDAPCGAEYLRAVLRSPVYEVAQVTPLQKMEKLSARLGNTVLVKREDRQPVHSFKLRGAYAMIAGLNEEQKTRGVVTASAGNHAQGVALSASRLGIKSLIVMPVTTADIKVEAVRAFGGEAYLFGANFDEAKAKAIELSERQGYTFVPPFDHPAVIAGQGTLAMELLQQDAHLDRIFVPVGGGGLAAGVAVLIKQLMPQIKVIAVEAAESACLQAALQAGEPVDLPRVGLFAEGVAVRRIGNETFRLCQEYLDDIITVDSDAICAAMKDLFEDVRAVAEPSGALALAGMKKYIQQHNLQGERLAHILSGANVNFHGLRYVSERCELGEQREALLAVTIPEQQGSFLKFCQTLGGRAVTEFNYRYADANDACIFVGVRLTRGQEERREIIAELSAGGYQVVDLSDDEMAKLHVRYMVGGRPSKPLRERLFSFEFPEAPGALLKFLQTLGTYWNISLFHYRSHGTDYGRVLAAFELGENEPRFEEHLTALGYDFHDESQNPAFRFFLAG
- the ilvD gene encoding dihydroxy-acid dehydratase, which gives rise to MPKYRSATTTHGRNMAGARALWRATGMTDADFGKPIIAVVNSFTQFVPGHVHLRDLGKLVAEQIEAAGGVAKEFNTIAVDDGIAMGHGGMLYSLPSRELIADSVEYMVNAHCADAMVCISNCDKITPGMMMAALRLNIPAIFVSGGPMEAGKTKLSDKIIKLDLVDAMIQGANPNVSDAESDQIERSACPTCGSCSGMFTANSMNCLTEALGLSQPGNGSLLATHADRKELFVNAGKRIVSLAKRYYEQDDETALPRNIANKAAFENAMTLDIAMGGSTNTVLHLLAAAQEGEIDFNISDIDRLSRKVPHLCKVAPSTQKYHMEDVHRAGGVIGILGELDRAGLLNTNVYNVLGTTLRDALDNYDIMLTQDEAVKKMFRAGPAGIRTTQAFSQECRWDTLDDDRQEGCIRSREYAYSQDGGLAVLYGNMAEDGCIVKTAGVDKEILTFRGPAKVYESQEDAVEAILGGKVVAGDVVVIRYEGPKGGPGMQEMLYPTTYLKSMGLGKSCALITDGRFSGGTSGLSIGHASPEAASGGTIALVRDGDMIDIDIPNRGIKLDVPDNELHARREQEEARGDAAYTPHARQRQVSFALRAYASLATSADKGAVRDKSKLGG